The window TCATGTCAGTGATAACCATACCCGTAGCCTTTGGCAAATCGCTTGGGTTCTGCTTGATAGTACCATAGTAAGGGATGCTCTTAATGAGAACAACACGCTTACGGTCTGGCGAAAAGCGGAAACCTTCGATATCGATATCCGATTGTGTCAACTGCTTACGGTTTGTACCGTCTGCATTCATTGTCCACAGCTGTCCACCTGTAAGGAATGCTAAGGTATTGTTGTTGAGCCATGCTACATCACTCTCACTCTTTGCAGAGGTAGTAAGCAGACGGTCGTTCTTACCATCGGCATCCATCACGCGTAGAACTTGGTGTCCTTTGTTTTCTTTGACACTGTAATAACCTACCTGATAGACAATCTTCTTGCCATCAGGTGAGGCTTGTGCAACACCGATACGTCCCATAGCCCAAAGTGCCTCAGGAGTCATGAGATCACTTGTCAGCGTGATGTTGTTACGTCCGATGTTCACATCCTGTGCTTGTGCAACGCTACCACTCATCATCAGAGCAGCAGTCATTGCCATGGTTAAGTTTTTGTTCATAGTTATAGACCTTTCTTTTTCTTATTTAACTCATCTTGCTTACGACGAAGTTCTTCTTGCTGCTGCTTCTGTAACTCCTGTAAAGCCTGCATACGAGCAAAGAGTCCACTACCCATATTGTTCTTAGGGTTGTTCTTTCGCTCTTCACGACGTGCCTCAAGGATAGCGAGAAGCTTCTCCTCATTGGTTGTCTTGCGCAGTGCCCACATGATAGCAGCTGAGAAGAAGAGAGATATAAAGTAGTAGAAGTTCAGACCTGAAGAATAGTCATTGAACATGAAGAAGAAGAACAATGGCATACCAAACATCATCCACTGCATCATCTTCATCTGTTCAGCCTGCTGTCCCACCATCTGGTCCTTCTGCTGCTGCATGGTAAACCATGTGTAAAGAAGGTTAGCACCACAGAAGAGAATACAAGTCAATGAGATATGATCACCAACGAGCCAGAGGTCTTTCCCCCATGAGAAGATTGGATCAAAAGTACTTAGATCATCCATCCAAAGGAAGCTCTGACCACGAAGCTGAATAGCATTTGGCACAAAGTTGAACATAGCAATCCAGATAGGCATCTGTATCAGCATAGGGAGACAGCCCGACAATGGACTCACACCATACTCAGAATACTTCTGCATCATTGCCTGTTGCTTCTGCATCTGGTCTTCTGGCTTATTGAATTGCTTTGTAGCCTCATCCAACTTTGGTTTCAACACACGCATCTTAGCAGAGCTCATATAGCTCTTCTTCACCATTGGGAAGGTAATAAGCTTTAATAATAAGGTAATGAGAATCAATACAACTCCCATTGGGAACACCTTACTCAACCAGTCGAATACATAAAGTGTGAACCAACGGTTGATAATGCGGAACAATGGCCAACCAAGATATACAAGACGTTCCATATCAAGTTCCTTACCAAACTTACTCTCAGTTTCAACAGACTGAAGCATACGGAAGTCGTTAGGACCGAAGTAGAACTCGAACTCAGAAGGACGCTTACCAGTTGGGTCAAAGCCTGCCTTCATGTTAGCCTCATAGTGCTTAAGGTAATGAGAGGACTTCTCAAGTGGTGTACTCTTAAGCTTTGCACCTGTAGCAAAGTTATCCTTTGCAATCATAACAGCAGAGAAGAACTGGTTTTTAAAAGCCACCCAGTCCATTGGGTCCTCTGTTGTCTCTTCTTTTTCAGATGTTTCACTCAGGTAATCAGTACCACCATCGTGCTTCTTAAAGGTAAGTGTAGCATAACGGTTCTCAAAGGTGAAACCACGTTCCTGCTGCTTACAACGCTCCTGCCAATTGATATCCAATTGGTTATAGTTTGGCGCAAAGAGCCCAGCCATACCTTCTGCCTGCAAAGACATGTTAAGCAAGTAGTCCTTACCAAGTGTATAATTCAAGGTAAGTGTCTTGCCCTCTCCTGCCACAGCTGTTAGCGTAACAGTAGTATCAGTCACGTTAGAAGGAGCGAAGATAAGATCTTTTGTCTCAATATTACTATTCTTTGCAGCCAACATGAAGTTAAGGCTTTGGTCGTCACCACTAAACAAGGTAACATCCTTCTGATCCTTTGAACCATCCTTAACAGCGATATCATGACCGATATAGTTCTTGATAACAGCCTTCTTTACAACACCACCCTTGGTACTCAAAGTAAGTTCCACCTTACCATTCTTCAATGTAATATCCTGCGCCTTGCCATTCAAAGCAGCGTAGAATAGTGCTGTTGAATCAGTAGCCTGCGCAGCCTTCTGCTGTGCCTGCTTCTCAGCAGCAAGTTTTGTAGTCTGTGCTTTCTTGGCTGCAGCGATAGAATCCTTTACAAATTCAGCTCTCTGCTGTGCTATCTGTTCAGCTGATGGCTGCTGCCACCACGCAAAACCAAAGAGAATCAGGGCAATAAGTACAAACCCTGTAATTGTTCTTTTATCCATTTATTTGTTTTTCTGATTTTCAATTGAAGTCTTTACGAAGTCGAGGAAGAGAGGATGTGGGCCAAGTACAGTTGACTGATACTCTGGGTGGAATTGTGTTCCAATATACCACTTCAAGCCTGGTATCTCAACGATTTCAACCAAGTCGCTCTCTGGGTTACGACCAACACACATCATACCATGCTTCTCAAACTCCTTCTCATAGTCGTTATTGAACTCATAACGATGACGATGGCGCTCCTGTATATGCTCTTGCTTATAGATATTAAAGGTATGTGAACCCTGACGCAATACGCATTCATAGGCACCAAGACGCATCGTACCACCCATATTAGTGATATTCTTCTGCTCCTCCATAATATCAATCACATTGTGTGTAGTCTTCTCATCTATCTCTCGTGAGTTAGCATCCTTATACCCAAGGACATTACGAGCAAACTCAATCACCATCATCTGCATACCGAGACAGATACCGAAGGTTGGGATATCGTGTGTACGTGTATAGTGAGCAGCAACAATCTTACCTTCAATACCACGCTGACCAAAGCCCGGACAAATCACAATACCATCCTGTCCTTTAAGTTTCTCAGCCACATTCTCCTCTGTCAGTTCCTCAGAATTGATAAAGGTGATAACCGTCTTGCGGTCGTTATAGGTTCCTGCCTGCAACAAGCCCTCACGAATACTCTTATAAGCGTCCTGCAAGTCGTACTTACCAACAAGTCCAATGTGTACTTCCTTAGTTGCTTTACGCTGACGATCAAGGAACTCCTTCCAAGGACCGAGCGCAGGTTTAGGACCAACCTCCTCACCACACTTACGCAGAATAGCAGCATCCAAACCCTGCTCCAGCATATTCACAGGAACATCATAGATACTTGGAAGGTCCTCACTCTGTACAACACAGTCGAAGTCTACATTACAGAAAGCTGCAACCTTCTTACGAATATCATCATCAAGATGCATCTCTGTACGCATCACGAGCACATCAGGCTGAATACCCACACTCTGCAATTCCTTCACGCTATGCTGAGTTGGTTTTGTCTTCAACTCACCTGCAGCTTTAAGATAAGGAACGTATGTCAAGTGAAGATTAATAGCACGCTTACCTAACTCCCACTTCAACTGGCGGATAGCCTCCAAGAATGGAGCCGACTCAATGTCGCCAATAGTACCACCAATCTCAGTAATCACAAAATCATAGTGATATTTCTGACCCAACTGCTTAATATTACGCTTAATTTCGTCCGTAATATGAGGAACTACCTGAATGGTCTTACCCAAGTAATCACCACGACGCTCCTTATCAATAACGCTCTTATAGATACGTCCCGTTGTCATAGAGTTAGCCTTCGTGGTCTTAATACCAGTGAAGCGCTCATAGTGACCGAGGTCGAGGTCGGTCTCCATACCATCCTCTGTTACGTAGCACTCACCATGCTCATAAGGGTTCAGCGTACCTGGGTCAATGTTGATGTACGGATCAAATTTCTGAATGGTAATGTTGTAACCTCTTGCTTGAAGAAGCTTACCGATTGATGACGAGATAATTCCTTTACCAAGTGAAGAAACTACGCCGCCCGTAACGAAAATGTACTTTGTTTCAGCCACGATGTATGTATGTTTAATTATTATCTTCTAAAACGAAAATCTTTGGTTCTAAACTAAAATGCAAAGATACTAATTTTCCGTGAATTAGGCGGACTATAAAGATAAAAAAAGTATAGTATATTTCAATTAATTGCCACAAGCCCTAAGAACAGTGCTATTAGCTATGACTACATAGTAGATTCTATCTTCCTTTTTATTGATTTTATCCTTACACTTTTATCCCATCTTTTTGGTACTATTTTATTCAACTACAAAATAATCTGTTCATTCTTAAATACTTTTCTACAAACAGTTACAAACATATCACAAAACAAGCTCTTACTTACATCCAACAGAGAAAAACACAACAACCACACAGCTTCTCAAAAGCTTAAAGAAACCTAAAATCCTCTTTGCTATCGCTCTATTATAAAACTAAAGTCCTATTTTTGCAATTCTATTTGAGTCCAATAGATAAACTATATGTTTTTGGACCCACAAGGAAAGATGCTCGAGTGGTTGAAGAGGCACGCCTGGAAAGCTTGTATACCCCTAAAGGGTATCGGGGGTTCGAATCCCCCTCTTTCCGCAAGAAAGGTGTAAACCAATGAATTAAGTGGTTTACACCTTTTTCTTTTCTACTAACTTAACACCGAAAGAGAAGCATTCTAATAACCACAACTACACATCCTTACATAAAACACGTATTTTCCAATTCATTGCTTGTAATACAGCTTTATTTTCCTAACTTTGCAGAAAATAAGATTAGGAAACGATATTATGTCCACATAATAACATTCAAATCCAACGAAAGAAATGATAGAACTCGATACGACCAATATGTGTTCGCACCTGCAAAAGAAGCTCTTTAATGAGGAGGGTGTTTACTTTCCTGTATGGCAGGCGATGCAGAAAGATGAGGAGATAACAGCCGTGATTCGTACACGTCAGTTACACATCTATCGCAATGGCAAAAAAATATTGGTACTCCCCGGCAAGGCTGCACCAAAGATTATTCGCGAAGATAGCCTCAACGAACTCTTACCTAAGGACTTACTGAAATGAAAAAAGCAATCGTCGTAGGCGCCAGTAGCGGTATCGGACATGAAGTGGCACGGCTACTCATTGCAGAGGGATGGGCAGTTGGTGTGGCAGCACGCCGTATAGACAAGCTAACCGATCTACAAAATATTGCACCAAAGCGTGTTTACACAGCACAAATTGATATAACTAACGAAGATGCAGAGACTTCCTTACTGCAACTTATAGAGCGTATGAACGGTATCGATCTCTATTTTCATGCAGCGGGAATCGGATGGCAAAACCCAAGTCTTGAAGCTGACATAGAACTTAAGACGATGGAAACCAACGCCCTTGGCTTCACAAGAATGATAGGTTGTGCCTATCGCTATTTTGTCAATAAGGGAGGTGGACACATCGCTTGCATCAGCTCTATCGCTGGTACAAAGGGACTTGGACCAGCTCCTGCATATAGTGCAACAAAGGCAATGCAGAACACTTATTTACAAGCATTGGAACAACTCGCAGCTTGTAAACATCATAACATCCACTTCACCGATATCCGTCCCGGCTTTGTTGACACTCCCCTACTCGCTGGTACATCTCACCTTCCGATGCTGATGACCACAGAAAAGGTGGCACGCAGTATTATAAAGGCTATCAACAGCCGACGACACATCTGCGTCATCGATACCCGTTGGCGCGTACTCACCTACCTATGGCGACATATCCCTAACTGGATATGGAGGAGAATACGATTATGCTAAATTATTATTTATCATAGACTGAAACAACAGACACATTATTATCGAACTAAGTGCGAGGTCAATAAGTAAAATGTGTCTATTGTTTATTTATATAACTTGCTACTAAAAATTAGCAAAACAAAGTCTTCATCCAACTCAAAATAACTAAATAAAAGTGCCACCAAGGGCTTTATAATATTTATAAGCCTGCTTTATATAATATCGCTCTTTATTAGACAACACACGTTCATCGTAATATTGATCACCATTAATTTTCATTTTCACTTTTGAAGCATTTGCAATAGCTTGGAAAAGAGGTTCATTTTCTGCTGTAACTCTTTCATCAAACCATTCCCATATACTTGAGTCATTATCTCGATTTACCTCATCTGGGATATATGTGAAGACCTTTCCATCACAATTAAACTTTACATTCCGTATAAAAAGCCAGTCATCTGAGGTATAACAGAGTTTAAAATACAGATTATTAGGCGTATTATCATTAGAGTTGAAGTCAATATAACAGCAAACCTTATTTACATTAATAAATTTCGGATAGTTATTTGGCAACATCCAATATCTATCAGAATAATCATCTTTTTTCTTATAGAAATCTTTCGATAACTCTTTAAACAACGTAGCCTTTTTAGCTCGCTTGATACTATCTTTCTTTGCAATTACCAACGCATTTGCTTTCCTCTGTTCTGCTGTTACACGCACAGGGGTTTCTTTTTCGACGTTATTAGTCCGTGGAATATCATGAGATACCATATTAACAATGCATGCAAAAATCACAATAAAGACAACTAAGAGAAAAGAAAAAAGCAATACAACTTTACCACCTCCACCAACTTTTTCCGGAGAAACAACTTGATTTGAAGACTCAGTTTTGTTTTCTTTAATTTCTTCTTTCACTTCTTCTTTCTTTTGTTCCGCTTTCCATTTCAAGAACTCTTGAAACTCTTTACTTTCTTCTTCTGTCATTTTCATAATTAATTAAAACACAAAGGGTGGCTACTGAAAAATAATAATTCAGTAGTCAACTATATTGAACAATAATTTAATAGTTATCATCATTCCCTACTAAAAGCCTTAAAGTTTCTAAATTACATAACATTGTTATTTAACAATTTCTTCATAGTAAAAGTAAAAAACTATAGTAGTTATAGAACATACTGCAGGTTTGTTAAGTTTAAAAGTGTTGCAAAGATACAAACTTTTTATGACTACAAGCAAATAAATAGTGATGTTTTTTATAACACTACTATCTTTCTTGTACATAAAATAAAACTTATATTCCCATCTTAAATGCTTTCTCACATAAATTTCTTTAAAATATCTTTTTGTTTATCTGTCAAACACTTTTTGAGATTTATGAATCATAGAATGTCCTACTCTATGTAAAACCACAAGATGGGTATTTTGATTATGAAATTTAATAAAATCTTGAATAATTACTTCATCCTTAAAGCATGTTATTGTACCGCCACCAATAGTTTGGTTTACATATTTAACAACTTCCGAAAACCCTCCTTTTAAATCTACCCATTCTTTTATAAGTAGCTGCATTGACTTAGCATAATGATGTACTTCAGCATTGTCTAAACTAATTTCTAACCCTGATATGGGGCATCGGCTAAAACAATATCGCTTTTTTAGTTTAAAGATAATCTTATGAACTGCTTCACGACAAGCAGCTTTAACATCAGCTTCTTCTCTTGAACATTTTGATAACTTAGAATATGAAAAAGAGGTATCTTCTAATTGATAATCTTTAAGAACGACATTAAAATTTTGAGTTTTATATTCTTTATCTATTTTAACGACAAAGGCAATAACTTCATTTGTACCAACTCTCTCAAACCATTGAGGATGATACATTTCGAAGACTTTAACTAAGAAACGACATGGATCACCTACGATTAAATCTGAGTGTTGTTCACACTTACGAGTATCCCAGAAATGATTTTTCACAACCATACAGAGTTTTTTTAATTGAGTTATCTTATTATAATCTATATTACTCCAATCAACTTCATTATATTTCATGTCCGAATTAAAATAAATTATGATACAAAGATAAATCAATCTTTTGAAAAAATCCTATTTCACAATTAATGATTATAATATCTCTACAAAAACCTTTTTCTGTAAAAGGAAAGAGAATAGTACCTCTTCTTGTGAATAATTCTTAAAAATACTCGTCTTAAATAAACTTTCATAGAAATAAAACGTTTAAGCAAAGGAGTCTTAAAGATTATCCCAAAAAGAAGGAAAAGAAAAAGGATAGACAAAAGATAATACGTCTTTATATAAAAGTAATCAATAATTATTTAGGATATGAGAAAATTCTGTTTAAAGATTCACCGTTGGTTTGCTTTACCATTAGGCGTAATAATGGCTATTTTGTGCTTCAGCGGTCTTGCAATACTATTAATAAAAGACCTCGCACCACTCTTTGACATGAATGCCAAAGAGATGCCAATCTATACAATGGTAGTACGACTGCACCGTTGGCTCTTTATGAAACCTGAGAATGCACATGAGGGTGGACAGTCACTTGGACGCATCCTTACAGCTGTGACTTCTATGTGTATGGCAGTCGTATTACTATCTGGTGTTGTCATCTGGTGGCCAAAGACTAAGAAGGCTTTGAAAAGTCGTTTGACCGTCAGCACAAACAAGGGTTTCCGTCGCTTTGTTTACGACTCTCACGTGTCATTAGGTATCTATGTCTTTATCTTCCTTTTCCTTATGGCACTCACAGGTCCTGTCTTCTCTTTCGGCTGGTACAGAGCGGGAATGTCTAAACTCTTCGGTCAGCCTATGCCACCAAAGGAAATGAAGATGCAGCAACCTAAAGATGGAATGAAGCAGGGCGGAACAAACGACAAAGCTTTTGCACCTACGGACGCGAGTCAGATGAAGGGACAACCACAAGCACACAAGGAGGGAGCAAAAGACATGAAAGGCGACCAGCACGGCAAAAAACCAAAGGGCGGTATGCTCTTTAAGCAATTACACACAGGTACGTGGGGCGGATGGTTCTCACGCGTTCTCTATGCTATCGCAGCTCTTATCGGTGGTTTCCTCCCTATTAGTGGTTACTATCTGTGGTGGAAGAGAAGAAGTGCTAAGAAGAAAAAAGCATAAAACATAATCATCATATATCACAAGCCCATTGAGCGTATTCGGTTGATTAACCTACAGAATACCATCAATGGGCTTTTACATTTATCCTTCAACGAAGCACTTACCTAAATATACTGACAAATTTCCAACTGCATTCATCCACTCACAGAGGATTAATCAACTCATGTTATGTAAAGATTATTCAAACTACCCAAAAACAACTAACGCCCAATTAGACTCAAATTAAGCCTTAATTGGCTTTCAAAAGATGCTCTTTTGAGGTCTAACTAACGCCCTTTAAGAGTCGAAAAGATGCCCTTTTCAAATTGCATTTGTAAGACATTGATTATCTGTTCGTTACAAAACCCTATTTTTAGAGCGATTTTCTATAAACAAAAGGGGTACAGAAGGCTTATTCTGTAATTATTTTTCACATTCCAAAAAACCCAATAAACCATAAATAGTAATCAAAATTATGTCATCTTTATTAGGGATAAGAAAACTTAATCACACAAAAAATCAACAATAAATTACTTATAAATGAGTATTGCCACCTTAACAAGAAGCCAGTACCTTTGCACTCGAATTTTTTACAGACCATAACAATAATGATGTTATATAGAATATTAAATAAGGTGATAAGTCTGGCGGAAGACTTGACTTTCCGAAAAATAAATCAGAAATACGTGTTAAAAGAACATATTTGTCTTTATTTATATGCGTGTATAAGATGAAAAATAAAGAACAAATGATTAGTTTATTTTAACCAAATTCACTTGCTTTTATTCTTATTAAAGAATATATTTGCGTCAGATAATATAATTTGGCGCGAATAAGATAAATACCATCATTTAAAGCCTTTATCAATATTTTATAGAAATAAAACAAACATTTTTTTAGAACAAAAGTCTAATCAATAATATATTTTTATCTTATAAAACCTTGAAGAGTATGGAATTTAAAAAGACACTCTACTCCCTAATGTTAGGTGGCATTCTTCTTTGCTTGTTCTCATGTGCAAAGGAAGACGAATTTGAAATGCCAACATTGGTTCTTTCGGAAAACACCATTGCCTTTGACAAAGGCGTAAGCGAAAGAAACATCAGTGTAACAACAAATCAAAGCAGCTGGATTGCATCGTCTCCACAGGAAGGCGACTGGCTCTCGCTGGTTCAGGACGGTAACGTACTGAAGGTGAAGGTAACTGAAAACAAGATTGGAACAGAACGCACAAGCTATGTCCTCGTTAATGCCAACGGTGCATCTGGCAAGATTGCTGTGACTCAGAGTGCAGCTGACGTAACCCTTAACGTGGCTCCTGATGCTATCTATCTCCCACAGACAGGTGGTGAGAAAACGATTGACATCACTACAAATTCGTCTGTCTATGACGTGACAATGAGCGAAGAAGTTAGCTGGCTAAAGATTGTCAAGTCGGAGGAAGAAATCAAACTGATTGCTGAGCGTAATGACACCTATCAGAAACGTGAGGTGAAGCTGTACGCAAAGAGCGGTAGTGTTATCCGTGAAATTGTAGTATCTCAATCGGGTATTCAGCGTTACCTCCTCCCTATTCACCCTGGTGTACCACAGGACGAGCATAAGATTATGGACTTTGAGTTAGGTCGTGGTAGCTACTTACGCGAGTATCAGGCAGCTATGCCAGCTTACGGCCTTGAGGAGACTTATACCTTTATCACTGCTTCGCCTATCTTTACTTTGATTCAGTATTGTAGCTCTGATGGTATTAATCCATCACAGATTATCATGATTGGCG of the Prevotella melaninogenica genome contains:
- the yidC gene encoding membrane protein insertase YidC, encoding MDKRTITGFVLIALILFGFAWWQQPSAEQIAQQRAEFVKDSIAAAKKAQTTKLAAEKQAQQKAAQATDSTALFYAALNGKAQDITLKNGKVELTLSTKGGVVKKAVIKNYIGHDIAVKDGSKDQKDVTLFSGDDQSLNFMLAAKNSNIETKDLIFAPSNVTDTTVTLTAVAGEGKTLTLNYTLGKDYLLNMSLQAEGMAGLFAPNYNQLDINWQERCKQQERGFTFENRYATLTFKKHDGGTDYLSETSEKEETTEDPMDWVAFKNQFFSAVMIAKDNFATGAKLKSTPLEKSSHYLKHYEANMKAGFDPTGKRPSEFEFYFGPNDFRMLQSVETESKFGKELDMERLVYLGWPLFRIINRWFTLYVFDWLSKVFPMGVVLILITLLLKLITFPMVKKSYMSSAKMRVLKPKLDEATKQFNKPEDQMQKQQAMMQKYSEYGVSPLSGCLPMLIQMPIWIAMFNFVPNAIQLRGQSFLWMDDLSTFDPIFSWGKDLWLVGDHISLTCILFCGANLLYTWFTMQQQKDQMVGQQAEQMKMMQWMMFGMPLFFFFMFNDYSSGLNFYYFISLFFSAAIMWALRKTTNEEKLLAILEARREERKNNPKNNMGSGLFARMQALQELQKQQQEELRRKQDELNKKKKGL
- a CDS encoding SDR family NAD(P)-dependent oxidoreductase, with amino-acid sequence MKKAIVVGASSGIGHEVARLLIAEGWAVGVAARRIDKLTDLQNIAPKRVYTAQIDITNEDAETSLLQLIERMNGIDLYFHAAGIGWQNPSLEADIELKTMETNALGFTRMIGCAYRYFVNKGGGHIACISSIAGTKGLGPAPAYSATKAMQNTYLQALEQLAACKHHNIHFTDIRPGFVDTPLLAGTSHLPMLMTTEKVARSIIKAINSRRHICVIDTRWRVLTYLWRHIPNWIWRRIRLC
- a CDS encoding BACON domain-containing protein, whose product is MEFKKTLYSLMLGGILLCLFSCAKEDEFEMPTLVLSENTIAFDKGVSERNISVTTNQSSWIASSPQEGDWLSLVQDGNVLKVKVTENKIGTERTSYVLVNANGASGKIAVTQSAADVTLNVAPDAIYLPQTGGEKTIDITTNSSVYDVTMSEEVSWLKIVKSEEEIKLIAERNDTYQKREVKLYAKSGSVIREIVVSQSGIQRYLLPIHPGVPQDEHKIMDFELGRGSYLREYQAAMPAYGLEETYTFITASPIFTLIQYCSSDGINPSQIIMIGDGRKAIDAVKDKAFDKFLTDNGYVRSNSQSDREYTNDKELLSLKVYISEKENNEGVNLTFTPIIKQNGDYKTFSKLPFYPLELLQKDNVKLAQVEQYEQKAGSTEEERSYNEHKKTEVSQLQYKLKASTDASAAYGRIHIFYTTDKDGDAPDNLGSVQIGALLFKDTNLGVWKYGTKWIATKEIKKVLGDEGFSFLRTSGNNHFFVRESDHLVIDVTCVIDNDTPVLALLYSYDPSVSGVSSKGLKAQAKMLKNFSAAKKALKF
- a CDS encoding PepSY-associated TM helix domain-containing protein; translation: MRKFCLKIHRWFALPLGVIMAILCFSGLAILLIKDLAPLFDMNAKEMPIYTMVVRLHRWLFMKPENAHEGGQSLGRILTAVTSMCMAVVLLSGVVIWWPKTKKALKSRLTVSTNKGFRRFVYDSHVSLGIYVFIFLFLMALTGPVFSFGWYRAGMSKLFGQPMPPKEMKMQQPKDGMKQGGTNDKAFAPTDASQMKGQPQAHKEGAKDMKGDQHGKKPKGGMLFKQLHTGTWGGWFSRVLYAIAALIGGFLPISGYYLWWKRRSAKKKKA
- a CDS encoding CTP synthase; its protein translation is MAETKYIFVTGGVVSSLGKGIISSSIGKLLQARGYNITIQKFDPYINIDPGTLNPYEHGECYVTEDGMETDLDLGHYERFTGIKTTKANSMTTGRIYKSVIDKERRGDYLGKTIQVVPHITDEIKRNIKQLGQKYHYDFVITEIGGTIGDIESAPFLEAIRQLKWELGKRAINLHLTYVPYLKAAGELKTKPTQHSVKELQSVGIQPDVLVMRTEMHLDDDIRKKVAAFCNVDFDCVVQSEDLPSIYDVPVNMLEQGLDAAILRKCGEEVGPKPALGPWKEFLDRQRKATKEVHIGLVGKYDLQDAYKSIREGLLQAGTYNDRKTVITFINSEELTEENVAEKLKGQDGIVICPGFGQRGIEGKIVAAHYTRTHDIPTFGICLGMQMMVIEFARNVLGYKDANSREIDEKTTHNVIDIMEEQKNITNMGGTMRLGAYECVLRQGSHTFNIYKQEHIQERHRHRYEFNNDYEKEFEKHGMMCVGRNPESDLVEIVEIPGLKWYIGTQFHPEYQSTVLGPHPLFLDFVKTSIENQKNK